GACAGGAGCTTAAGTCATGGCGAATAAATTTACTCAGCACACCGGCATTGTTGCGCCGCTGGATGCCGCGAACGTCGATACGGACGCCATCATTCCCAAGCAGTTTTTGCAGAAGGTGACCCGCACCGGTTTCGGTCAGCACCTGTTCCACGACTGGCGCTTTGAAGATGACGCCGGTACGGTGCCGACACCCGGTTTTGTGCTGAACAAGCCGGAGTTCAAAGGCACCAGCATCCTGCTGGCGCGCGAGAACTTTGGCTGCGGATCTTCACGTGAGCATGCCCCCTGGGCACTGACCGATTTCGGTTTTCACGTGGTGATTGCGCCGAGCTTCGCCGATATCTTTTACGGCAACAGCTTCAACAATCAGCTGCTGCCGGTGAGATTAAGCGAAGAGGAAGTCGATGAGCTGTTCAGACTGGTTGCTGCCCAGCCAGGCATCAGCTTCACGGTCGATCTGGAAGCGCAGACGGTGACCGCAGGCGATAAAGTTTATTCGTTTGAGCTCGACAGCTTCCGCCGCCACTGCATGATTAACGGCCTCGACAGCATTGGCCTGACGCTGCAGCACGAAGCGTCGATTTCGCAGTATGAGCAGAATCAGCCCGCTTTCCTGCGCTGATTGAGTTAAAGCAGGGCGACATCCGGCCGCCCTCAGACTGCTGACAAACCCAAATCAGGGTGAATCTGACAGCAATAAAAAAACCTGACGCGCTGGGAACACGGTCAGAAGAGGAAAGCGTCCCGCGCCAGGGACGGCGAGGGCCGAGCGGCCAGGGATTGGCTTAAGCGACTTTCCGATCTGACCGTGTTCCCTTCGCCAGCTCGGTCTTACCGCCACCGAGCCGGACGTTATCAGCCCTCTGAGGGCGACATCCGGTCGCCCTTCTCTTTTATACGTCGCGCACCCGTGCCGACATCACCAGCGCCACAATCGCCAGCCCGAATGCCAGCCAGTAAACCGCCTCATGCCCCAGTCGCTCACTCAGCGTTCCCTGAATCACCCCAGCCAGAATCATGCCGGTCGAAATCGAGTTGGTGAACATGGTGGTCGCCGCGCCGGGCCGCCCTGGCATCAGATCCTGGAACCACAGCATCCCTATGCCAGCAATAATCCCGACGAAAACCGCGTTAAACAGCTGCAATACCATGAGCGAGGTGCGGGAATTAAACAGCACCAGCCCCAGATAAAACAGGACGCCCGCCGCCACCGCGATCAGCATTAAACGCCGCTTGCCGATGCGGCGCGCGTAATGGCCCGCCAGCAGCATCACCGGGATCTCCAGCCCGGCCGCCGTTCCCATCAGCAGACCGGCCAGCTTCTCCGGCAGACCCAGCGTGGTGCTGATATAGAGCGGCATATCGATGATATACATCGTGTTGCAGGTCCACATCGCCACCGAGGCGAGGAACAGCAAACGCACATCACGATCGCGCCAGCCACTCAACGGCAGCCCGCCGCTTTGCATCAGCGGCTGCGAGCGCGGCACCGACGGCAGGGTAAACCAGACCAGCAGGATACAGAGCAGAAACAGCACCGCAGCCACCATAAACAGCGTCACAAAGCCGTAGTTCAGCGCCAGCGCGAACGATAACGGCGGCCCGATCACCCACGCCAGCGACAGCTGCGCACGCATCACCGAACTGAACATCACCGCTTCACGCGCCGACTGATCGGCATATTCCCGTGCCAGCGCAAACAGCTGCGGCATAGAGACGCTGGCCAGCGCCGACAGCAGCACACCCAGCGTCAGCAGGGTCAGATAGTCGCGGGTAAAGGCAAACAGCAGCGCATTGATCAGCGCCATCAGGCAGCAGAAGAGAATGATATGACGACGATCGCCGACGCTGTCTGAGCGCTTTGCTACCAGCATGCTCACCACGATACCGGCCACCGCGTTGATGGTGAAAAACAGCCCGACCCAGAAAGGCCGCGCCTGCACCTCGCGTGTCAGAAACAGGCTGAGCGTCGGCGCCTGCAGTGCGCCCGCGATGCCCAGCATGAACGAGGCGACCATGAAAGCGAGGTAAACCGGATTGATGCGGCGCTGCCGCGTTAACAGCGATTTCATACCGAAATCCCTTACAGAACAAACAGAGGGGAAAAAGAAGGGTAGACGATACCGCGCAACATGAAAAAAGCCAGCAGAGATCATCTGCTGGCGGTGTAAATGCACCCTACTCAGAAAAGCACCGCGCTGAACAGCGAAGTGAGGGTCGAACGCCATTCAGTGCTGAATGCCTCCCGCTCTTCCCATAGCGCAAAGTTTGCTCTTAAAATAGGGCAGGAAAAACAGAGCGCTTTTCACAGGGAGTTCCCCTTTTATGTCCTCATCACGTCTGAAGCAGCAGTTCATCCGCCTGTGGCAGAGCTGTCAGGGACAAACGCAGGAGATTACGCTCAGCGAGCTGGCCGATCTGCTGCACTGCTCGCGCCGCCATATGCGAAATCTGCTCAACCGGATGCAGGCCGCAGGCTGGCTGATCTGGCAGGCGGAAGCCGGACGCGGCAAGCGATCGCAGCTTACTTTCTGCTACACCGGCCTGGCCCTGCAGCAGCAGCGTGCCGAGGATTTGCTGGAGCAGGATCGCATCGATCAGCTGGTCCAGCTGGTTGGGGATAAAAACCAGGTGCGGCAGATGATCAGCGCGCACCTGGGACGCAGTTTCCGGCAGGGCAAGCATATCCTGCGGGTGCTCTACTATCGTCCGCTGCTCAACCTGCTGCCCGGCTCGCCGCTGCGTCGCTCTGAAACCCAAATTGCCCGACAGATCTTCAACGGCCTGACGCGGATAAATGAGGAAAACGGGGAAATCGAGCCCGACATTGCGCACCACTGGCAGCAGACGTCCCCGCTTCACTGGCGCTTCTTCCTGCGTCCGGCGATTCGCTTCCATCACGGCAGAGAACTGGAGATGGAGGATGTGCTGGCCACGCTGGAGCGTCAGCGCCTGCATCCCCTCTTCTCCCATATCGCGCAGATCGACTCGCCTGCCCCCTGGACGCTGGATATCCGCTTAAGCCAGCCCGACGAGGGATTGCCCTGGCTGCTGGGCAGCGTCAGTGCGATGATCCTGCCGCGCGAATGGCCGACGCTGCACGACTTTGCCCGCCAGCCGGTTGGCACCGGTCCGTACCGGGTGATCCGCAATCAGGAGAGCCAGCTGAAAATCGAAGCGTTTGATGACTACTTCGGTTTTCGCGCGCTGATTGATGATGTCTCTATCTGGGTCCTGCCCGACATCAGCGATGAGCTGGTCTATGCCGGTGTGCGTCTGCAGGGCGACAGCGCCGATGAAGTTCAGGAGGAGAGCCGCCTGGAAGAAGGCTGCTACTATCTGCTCTTCGACCAGCGCTCGGAACCGGGCCGCAGCGAGGCGGTGCGCCGCTGGGTCAGCTACCTGTTTAACCCTATCGCCCTGCTCAATCACGCCGGTGTCGGCTATCAGCGCTACTGGTTCCCGGCGTATGGTCTGCTGCCGCGCTGGCACCACCGGCGCGACCTGACGCCCGTGGAAAAACCGCCCGGCTTAACGCATCTGACGCTGACCTGGTACAGCCAGCACGTGGAGCACGAAGGCATCGCTAATGCGCTGCGTCCGCTGCTGGCAGAGCATGGCGTCACGCTGGAGACCCGTGAGATAAGCTACGAAAGCTGGTATCAGGGCGAGGCGGAAAGTGACATCTGGCTGGGCAGCGTGAACTTTACCCTGCCGCTGAATTACTCGCTGTTCGCACAGCTTTATGAGATCCCACTGCTGCATCACTGCCTGCCAATCGACTGGCACGGCGATGCGGCCCGCTGGCGCGAGAAAACGCTGCCGCTGGCCGAATGGAGCAAACAGCTGGTCGAAGAAGCCGGTCTGCATCCGCTGTTTCATCACTGGCTGCTGCTCGAAGGACAGCGCAGCATGCGCGGCGTGCGGATGAATACCCTGGGCTGGTTTGATTTTAAATCGGCCTGGTTCGCGCCACCGGCGTTGTGACGCTTTCGCCCCGGCGCTGAAATGACTAGAATGTGACGTTCTCAACGGGGTGCGGCCTGCCACAAGCAAGCCGCTGAGAGAGACCCGTCGAACCTGATTCGGTTAATACCGACGTAGGGATTTGAGAGGCCTCTGTGCTCAGATCCTTTGCGACTCATCCCCTATTCTCCTGAAGGAGCGCAAAGTGTTAAAAAAAGTTCTGCCGGTGCTGCTGTTACTCTCCGCCCCCGTTCTGGCGGCTAAGCCGGTTCTCACGGTCTACACCTACGACTCCTTCTCCGCTGACTGGGGCCCTGGCCCGGCGGTCAAAAAAGCCTTTGAAGCCCAGTGCAACTGCGAGCTGAAATTCGTCACGCTGGAAGATGGTGTTTCGCTGCTGAATCGCGTGCGTATGGAAGGCAAAAACAGTAAAGCCGATGTGGTGCTGGGACTGGATAACAATCTGGTTCAGGCGGCGCAGAAAACCGGCTTGTTTGCTGAAAGTCAGGTCGACACCTCGACATTGAAACTGCCTGATGGCTGGCACAACACCACCTTCGTGCCGTTCGATTATGGCTACTTCGCCTTTGTCTATGACAAAACCCGGCTGAAGAATCCGCCAAAAAGTCTGAAAGAGCTGGTCGACAGCCCGGAGAAGTGGCGCGTAATCTACGAAGATCCCCGCACCAGCACGCCCGGCTTAGGTCTGCTGCTGTGGATGCAGAAGGTCTATGGCGATCAGGCTCCGCAGGCGTGGCAAAAGCTGGCGCAGAAAACCGTGACGGTCACCAAAGGCTGGAGTGAAGCCTATGGCCTGTTCCTCAAGGGCGAAGGCGATCTGGTGCTGAGCTACACCACCTCTCCGGCGTACCACATCATCGAAGAGAAAAAAGAGAACTACGCCGCCGCGTCATTTGCAGAGGGTCACTATCTGCAGGTCGAAGTTGCCGCCCAGTTAGCCAGCAGCAAACAGCCGGCTCTGGCGCAGCAGTTCATGAAGTTTATGGTCTCGCCTGACTTCCAGCGCACCATCCCAACCGGCAACTGGATGTACCCGGTGATCGACACGCCGCTGCCTGCCGGTTTCGCGGCGCTCAGCGTGCCTTCCACTGCTCTGCAGTTCTCGCCGGAGGAGGTTGCCAGCCAGCGTTCGGGCTGGATTAGCCAGTGGCAACGCGCCGTCAGCCGCTGATGCCGCGCTGGCTGATTCCCGGTTCCCTCGCCACGGTGTTGTTGACCATCGTGGCGTTTCTGGCCTTTGGCGCACTCTGGAGCGCCGCGCCGGACACGGACCTGCGCGGCGTGCTGCAGGATGATTATCTGCATCACGTTATCGCGTTCTCTTTCGGTCAGGCGCTGCTCTCTGCCCTGCTGTCGCTGCTGCCTGCGGTGCCGCTGGCGCGGGCGCTCTATCGACGCCGTTTTCCCGGGCGTCTGCTGCTGTTACGCCTGTGCGCCATGACGCTGGTGCTGCCGGTGCTGGTCGCGGTGTTCGGCCTGCTGACTGTCTATGGTCGCGTCGGCTGGCTGGCGCAGTTGTGCCAGCTGGCAGGGCTGGATTATCACTTCTCCCCCTATGGTCTGCCAGGCATCTTGCTGGCGCACGTCTTCTTTAACCTGCCGCTGGCAACCCGCCTGATGCTACAGGCGCTGGAGAGCATCCCGGCGGAACAGCGCATGCTGGCGGCGCAGCTTGACCTGCGCGGCTGGCACCATTTCCGGCTGCTGGAGTGGCCGTGGCTGCGGCGTCAGCTGCTGCCAACCGGTGCGCTGATCTTTATGCTCTGTTTCGCCAGCTTTGCCACCGTGCTGTCGCTGGGCGGCGGTCCGCAGGCCACCACCATTGAGCTGGCGATATTCCAGGCGCTGAGTTATGACTACGATCCCGGACGTGCTGCGCTGCTGGCGCTGATCCAGCTCGGCTGCTGTCTGACGCTGGTGCTGCTCAGCCAGCGCTTCAGCAAGGCGATTCCCGCCGGAGCCAGCCAGCTCAACGGCTGGCGTGACCCGCAGGATTCGCGCGGCGCACAACTGGTCGATACGCTGATGATCCTGCTGGCGCTGATCCTGCTGCTGCCCCCGCTGGCGGCAGTCATCGTTGATGGTCTGCACGGCGGACTGCGTGGCGCGCTGGCCCAGCCCGCCCTGTGGCAGGCCACCTTTACGTCATTGCGCATCGCCATCGGTGCCGGTCTGATCTGCGTGGTGCTGACCATGATGCTGCTGTGGAGCAGTCGCGAGCTGCGTCTGCGTCAGCGTCCGGTGGCGGCACAGTTAATCGACACCAGCGGCATGCTGATTCTGGCGATGCCTGGCATCGTGCTCGCCACCGGCTTTTTCCTGCTGTTCAACGCCACCATCGGGCTGCCCGATTCGGCTGAGGGGCTGGTGGTCTTTACCAACGCGCTGATCGCCATTCCCTATGCGCTGAAAGTGCTGGAAAACCCGATGCGGGATGTCGCAGAGCGCTACGGCAGACTCTGCGATTCACTGGAACTCCACGGCTGGAACCGGCTGCGGCTGATCGAGCTGCGGGCGCTGAAACGTCCGCTTGCCCAGGCGCTGGCCTTTGCCTGCGTGCTGTCGATTGGCGATTTCGGCGTGGTGGCGCTGTTTGGCAATGCCGACTTCCGCACACTGCCGTTCTACCTTTATCAGCAGATTGGCGCCTATCGCGGCGCAGATGGCGCGGTTACCGCCCTGCTGCTGCTGATGCTCTGCTTATTGCTGTTCACGCTAATGGAAAAATTACCGGGCCGCCATGCTGACTCTTGATAACCTCACTTACCTCTATCAGCATCTGCCGATGCGCTTCAGCCTCACAGCCACGCGCGGTGAGCGCATCGCGATTCTCGGCCCCAGCGGAGCCGGAAAAAGCACCCTGCTGAGTCTGATTGCCGGTTTTCTGCCGGTGAAACAGGGCACTCTGATGATTGACGGCCAGGTGCACACCCACAGCGTCCCGGCCAGACGACCGGTATCGATGCTGTTTCAGGAGAACAACCTGTTTCCGCACCTCAGCGTGCAGCAGAACATGGCGCTGGGGCTGCATCCGGGATTAAAACTCAGCGCTGAGCAGCGTCAGCAGCTGACCGCGCTGGCCGATCAGGTGGGATTAGGCGATCTGCTGACCCGTCTGCCCGGCGAGCTGTCGGGCGGACAGCGACAGCGCGTGGCGCTGGCACGTTGTCTGCTGCGTGACCGGCCGGTGCTGCTGCTGGATGAGCCTTTTTCTGCGCTGGACCCCGCGCTGCGCGGAGAGATGCTGCAACTGGTGCGTTCGGTGTGCGAAGCGCGCAGCATCACGCTGCTGATGGTGTCGCACAGTCTGGAAGATGCACAGCAGATTGCGCCGCGCAGCGTGGTGATTGTGGATGGACGGGTCTACTGGGATGGCGAAACCCGACAGCTGCTGTCGGGCGATACGCGGGAGGCCGAAGTGCTCGGCATCCCGCGTCGTTAAGCGTCAGGCGAAGAAAACCTGCCACAGCAGATGACGGAAAACGGGCATCATCGGATGGAACTGAATGCCGACAAACGCCGCGACGGCGATCACCAGCCCCAGCGGTCCTGCCCAG
This genomic window from Pantoea sp. Lij88 contains:
- a CDS encoding MFS transporter, producing MKSLLTRQRRINPVYLAFMVASFMLGIAGALQAPTLSLFLTREVQARPFWVGLFFTINAVAGIVVSMLVAKRSDSVGDRRHIILFCCLMALINALLFAFTRDYLTLLTLGVLLSALASVSMPQLFALAREYADQSAREAVMFSSVMRAQLSLAWVIGPPLSFALALNYGFVTLFMVAAVLFLLCILLVWFTLPSVPRSQPLMQSGGLPLSGWRDRDVRLLFLASVAMWTCNTMYIIDMPLYISTTLGLPEKLAGLLMGTAAGLEIPVMLLAGHYARRIGKRRLMLIAVAAGVLFYLGLVLFNSRTSLMVLQLFNAVFVGIIAGIGMLWFQDLMPGRPGAATTMFTNSISTGMILAGVIQGTLSERLGHEAVYWLAFGLAIVALVMSARVRDV
- the thiB gene encoding thiamine ABC transporter substrate binding subunit, which codes for MLKKVLPVLLLLSAPVLAAKPVLTVYTYDSFSADWGPGPAVKKAFEAQCNCELKFVTLEDGVSLLNRVRMEGKNSKADVVLGLDNNLVQAAQKTGLFAESQVDTSTLKLPDGWHNTTFVPFDYGYFAFVYDKTRLKNPPKSLKELVDSPEKWRVIYEDPRTSTPGLGLLLWMQKVYGDQAPQAWQKLAQKTVTVTKGWSEAYGLFLKGEGDLVLSYTTSPAYHIIEEKKENYAAASFAEGHYLQVEVAAQLASSKQPALAQQFMKFMVSPDFQRTIPTGNWMYPVIDTPLPAGFAALSVPSTALQFSPEEVASQRSGWISQWQRAVSR
- the thiQ gene encoding thiamine ABC transporter ATP-binding protein ThiQ, translating into MLTLDNLTYLYQHLPMRFSLTATRGERIAILGPSGAGKSTLLSLIAGFLPVKQGTLMIDGQVHTHSVPARRPVSMLFQENNLFPHLSVQQNMALGLHPGLKLSAEQRQQLTALADQVGLGDLLTRLPGELSGGQRQRVALARCLLRDRPVLLLDEPFSALDPALRGEMLQLVRSVCEARSITLLMVSHSLEDAQQIAPRSVVIVDGRVYWDGETRQLLSGDTREAEVLGIPRR
- the sgrR gene encoding HTH-type transcriptional regulator SgrR, encoding MSSSRLKQQFIRLWQSCQGQTQEITLSELADLLHCSRRHMRNLLNRMQAAGWLIWQAEAGRGKRSQLTFCYTGLALQQQRAEDLLEQDRIDQLVQLVGDKNQVRQMISAHLGRSFRQGKHILRVLYYRPLLNLLPGSPLRRSETQIARQIFNGLTRINEENGEIEPDIAHHWQQTSPLHWRFFLRPAIRFHHGRELEMEDVLATLERQRLHPLFSHIAQIDSPAPWTLDIRLSQPDEGLPWLLGSVSAMILPREWPTLHDFARQPVGTGPYRVIRNQESQLKIEAFDDYFGFRALIDDVSIWVLPDISDELVYAGVRLQGDSADEVQEESRLEEGCYYLLFDQRSEPGRSEAVRRWVSYLFNPIALLNHAGVGYQRYWFPAYGLLPRWHHRRDLTPVEKPPGLTHLTLTWYSQHVEHEGIANALRPLLAEHGVTLETREISYESWYQGEAESDIWLGSVNFTLPLNYSLFAQLYEIPLLHHCLPIDWHGDAARWREKTLPLAEWSKQLVEEAGLHPLFHHWLLLEGQRSMRGVRMNTLGWFDFKSAWFAPPAL
- the leuD gene encoding 3-isopropylmalate dehydratase small subunit; translation: MANKFTQHTGIVAPLDAANVDTDAIIPKQFLQKVTRTGFGQHLFHDWRFEDDAGTVPTPGFVLNKPEFKGTSILLARENFGCGSSREHAPWALTDFGFHVVIAPSFADIFYGNSFNNQLLPVRLSEEEVDELFRLVAAQPGISFTVDLEAQTVTAGDKVYSFELDSFRRHCMINGLDSIGLTLQHEASISQYEQNQPAFLR
- the thiP gene encoding thiamine/thiamine pyrophosphate ABC transporter permease ThiP yields the protein MATRRQPLMPRWLIPGSLATVLLTIVAFLAFGALWSAAPDTDLRGVLQDDYLHHVIAFSFGQALLSALLSLLPAVPLARALYRRRFPGRLLLLRLCAMTLVLPVLVAVFGLLTVYGRVGWLAQLCQLAGLDYHFSPYGLPGILLAHVFFNLPLATRLMLQALESIPAEQRMLAAQLDLRGWHHFRLLEWPWLRRQLLPTGALIFMLCFASFATVLSLGGGPQATTIELAIFQALSYDYDPGRAALLALIQLGCCLTLVLLSQRFSKAIPAGASQLNGWRDPQDSRGAQLVDTLMILLALILLLPPLAAVIVDGLHGGLRGALAQPALWQATFTSLRIAIGAGLICVVLTMMLLWSSRELRLRQRPVAAQLIDTSGMLILAMPGIVLATGFFLLFNATIGLPDSAEGLVVFTNALIAIPYALKVLENPMRDVAERYGRLCDSLELHGWNRLRLIELRALKRPLAQALAFACVLSIGDFGVVALFGNADFRTLPFYLYQQIGAYRGADGAVTALLLLMLCLLLFTLMEKLPGRHADS